A single region of the Schizosaccharomyces osmophilus chromosome 3, complete sequence genome encodes:
- the tif6 gene encoding translation initiation factor-like ribosome biogenesis protein encodes MALRAQFENNNEIGVFSTLTNSYALVALGGSENFYSVFEAELGDVIPVVHTTIGGTRIIGRLTCGNKNGLLVPASTTDNELQHLRNSLPDSVKIQRVDERLSALGNIVACNDYVALVHPDIERETEEIIADVLGVEVFRQTVAGNVLTGSYCALSNQGALVHPRTSIQEQDELSSLLQVPLVAGTINRGSDVIGAGLVVNDWCAFAGLDTTATELAVCESIYKLQDAEPSAIINNRDTLVESYT; translated from the exons ATGGCTCTACGTGCTCAATTTGAGAATAATAACGA GATTGGTGTCTTTTCTACATTAACCAACTCGTATGCCCTTGTCGCCTTAGGTGGATCTGAAAACTTTTACAG TGTTTTCGAAGCTGAGTTGGGTGATGTGATTCCCGTTGTACACACTACTATCGGTGGTACTCGTATCATCGGTCGTTTAACTTGcggaaataaaaatggtCTTTTAGTGCCCGCTTCAACTACAGATAATGAACTTCAGCACCTTCGCAATTCCCTTCCTGATTCCGTAAAGATTCAACGTGTTGATGAGCGTCTTTCTGCTCTTGGTAATATCGTTGCTTGTAATGATTATGTTGCTCTCGTCCACCCCGATATCGAACGCGAAACCGAAGAAATTATTGCTGATGTCTTGGGTGTCGAAGTTTTCCGTCAAACAGTCGCTGGTAATGTTCTTACCGGATCTTACTGTGCTTTAAGCAACCAAGGTGCTTTGGTTCATCCTCGTACTAGCATTCAAGAGCAAGACGAACTTTCATCGTTGCTTCAAGTTCCCCTTGTTGCTGGTACCATCAATCGTGGTTCAGATGTCATTGGTGCCGGTCTTGTTGTCAACGACTGGTGTGCTTTTGCTGGCTTGGATACCACAGCAACCGAATTGGCTGTTTGTGAATCAATTTACAAGTTACAAGACGCTGAACCATCTGCTATCATCAACAACAGAGATACTCTTGTAGAATCTTATACTTAA
- a CDS encoding Schizosaccharomyces specific protein: protein MVVQDKWKKRATIAYRKKHNIQVAPPKPHKKDLGTNEWRFQEASEFFDGEQEEEEFPSLESLKQKEQASNELEGETQEEEVDYSKLQARPLTGMGIGQQRPKAKIKSIKREEVQDVLQAAEHEKSIQDFRKRYNVEKPIFRIPNASGHVGDEEDIDDFLKETESSELGTSQNGFNSHTQHPSKSLPSSSLPTSAAKDQSWLDDLLR, encoded by the coding sequence ATGGTAGTTCAGGataaatggaaaaaaagggCGACAATAGCCTACAGGAAGAAACATAACATTCAAGTTGCACCACCAAAACCACataaaaaggatttggGGACGAACGAATGGCGCTTTCAAGAGGCTTCAGAATTTTTCGATGGAGAacaagaggaagaggaatTTCCCAGTTTAGAGAGCTTGAAACAGAAAGAACAGGCTAGTAACGAGTTGGAAGGGGAGACGCAAGAGGAAGAGGTCGATTACTCGAAATTGCAAGCACGCCCTCTTACTGGAATGGGAATCGGCCAGCAACGGCCTAAAGCGAAGATAAAGTCAATCAAACGAGAGGAAGTGCAGGATGTTTTGCAGGCAGCTGAACATGAGAAATCGATTCAAGATTTTCGGAAACGATATAATGTTGAAAAGCCCATATTTCGCATACCGAATGCTTCAGGACATGTAGGAGACGAGGAAGATATCGATgactttttaaaagaaacagaatCTTCCGAACTAGGCACTTCTCAAAACGGATTCAACTCACATACACAGCATCCTTCAAAGTCCTTGCCTTCTTCGTCCCTTCCAACATCCGCTGCCAAAGACCAGTCCTGGCTAGATGACTTGTTACGGTaa
- the mrpl33 gene encoding mitochondrial ribosomal protein subunit L30: MSFFRIKLERSPIGLSKQIRTVVESLGLGKRHSVAYCEANPISAGKIFRIKELVSVSEVEKVISREEERKARSPPSGFTVLHRRYPTA, translated from the coding sequence ATGAGCTTTTTTAGAATCAAACTAGAAAGATCTCCCATTGGTCTCTCCAAACAGATTCGAACTGTTGTAGAATCTCTGGGACTTGGAAAGCGCCATTCGGTCGCGTATTGTGAAGCCAATCCTATATCTGCTGGTAAAATATTCAGAATTAAAGAATTGGTGAGCGTATCTGAAGTGGAAAAGGTCATTTCCAGGGAGGAAGAACGAAAAGCCAGATCTCCTCCCAGTGGATTTACAGTTCTACATCGAAGATATCCTACAGCATAA
- the grc3 gene encoding polynucleotide 5'-hydroxyl-kinase Grc3 translates to MEHSAFYQITMAKRKRAESSPNAPLSAFAARHLNRENKTTKDKKKKGKRSESPNEDAEQPVESVEENPTSLSDHSASKQASFQVLVPGIDRSGRNGIDQPVPSHEIEDKNGSDKPSMSSSVHTTETVPSRAEEKSPSSLPASPSLVEADVESRPNTPSSSLNTSFQKQESGYPYTVLTEENSVRIGNVLFVGLHYGEKLALVGTYLFACARGCLSLFGALYASRPKDEKCRTWRSLNVPLVYPTPVFVSENISDTSFTKKPTELTDPSSQASLPAMDSAENTSLSDLENALHVNIDSLLLSFETLLVFKVNDLGISKIPRVCPFAKRLFNMPSLLENASSLSSAFEIIPDSWKAFADSMLSTYASSKHTPPKLLVCGPKGAGKSTCCRYVTNRLLNFTDYVAFLDIDPGQPEVVPVGNISLYFMDSPLQGPAFSRLPPNARCFRVHTGESTPQRDPTHYLASTYRLFVEYQKFNFERELEGKPPISLIVNCPGWIKGGGAELLFNLVNQISPTEVVYLSRNYQRVNTSDRKGIFQYKEGIPEFLLQATPFTFSQLESSWQYLPDSSAHRMSSADNRTLGLLSYLYFDLQHSTWDFSRSLASHQPLATAYNGSQQGIDAINIIGEPLNLLDVSKAINGTLLALCAYEVSNEKEWNDNQIAKTPEGIPVLINDGLPLDPANAQCFGLVLLRTIDLVKKEFHLVGPINLDLLADADSKGMKFVLERGRLESPLSTMLDRRLVIYPELPYLERNHASVAAGSQRRRVRRNINRRTGLTGQ, encoded by the exons ATGGAGCATTCAGCTTTTTATCAAATTACCATGGCAAAACGGAAACGTGCAGAATCCTCGCCAAATG CTCCTCTCAGTGCTTTCGCTGCTCGTCACTTGAAtcgagaaaacaaaaccacgaaagacaaaaagaagaaagggAAAAGAAGTGAATCTCCAAACGAAGATGCTGAGCAGCCTGTAGAAAGCGTAGAAGAAAATCCTACTTCTTTAAGTGACCATTCTGCTTCCAAACAAGCTTCGTTTCAAGTTTTAGTTCCCGGAATTGATCGTTCTGGCAGAAACGGTATTGATCAACCAGTGCCTTCtcatgaaattgaagacaAAAATGGGAGTGACAAACCCTCTATGTCATCTTCCGTACATACTACGGAGACTGTACCTTCACGCGCAGAAGAGAAatctccttcttccttgccCGCCTCTCCTTCGTTAGTGGAGGCTGATGTGGAGTCGAGACCCAACACACCGTCTTCTTCGCTCAATacatcttttcaaaaacaggAGTCGGGATATCCATACACAGTTTTGACGGAAGAGAACTCTGTCCGAATCGGCAATGTCTTGTTTGTCGGATTGCACTATGGAGAAAAACTGGCTTTGGTGGGGACCTACTTGTTTGCGTGTGCTCGTGGATGTCTTAGTTTATTTGGCGCTTTGTATGCATCGCGTcccaaagatgaaaagtGTCGTACTTGGCGTTCTTTAAATGTCCCGTTAGTGTATCCTACTCCTGTTTTCGTTTCTGAGAATATTTCCGATACGTCCTTTACAAAAAAGCCCACCGAACTCACCGACCCTTCCTCACAGGCAAGTCTCCCTGCGATGGATTCCGCAGAAAATACCAGCTTATCTGACCTCGAAAACGCCTTACACGTAAATATAGACTCTCTGCTTCTCTCCTTTGAAACATTATTAGTGTTCAAAGTGAATGACCTCGGTATATCTAAAATCCCTCGTGTTTGTCCCTTTGCTAAGCGGCTCTTCAATATGCCTTCtcttttagaaaatgcATCATCCCTGTCCTCAGCCTTTGAAATCATACCGGATTCTTGGAAAGCCTTTGCTGACTCGATGCTTTCCACGTATGCTTCAAGCAAGCATACTCCTCCAAAATTATTAGTTTGCGGACCTAAAGGTGCAGGCAAAAGTACTTGTTGTCGATATGTTACGAACCGCTTATTAAATTTCACAGACTATGTTGCATTTTTAGATATTGATCCAGGTCAACCGGAAGTTGTTCCAGTTGGTAACATTTCGTTGTACTTTATGGACTCCCCTCTTCAGGGTCCTGCTTTTAGTCGCTTGCCTCCTAATGCTCGGTGTTTTCGAGTTCATACTGGTGAAAGTACTCCTCAGAGGGATCCAACTCACTATCTTGCTTCTACGTACAGGCTTTTCGTAGAATACCAAAAGTTCAACTTCGAACGAGAGCTTGAGGGTAAGCCCCCTATCTCGCTGATTGTAAATTGTCCAGGATGGATAAAAGGAGGGGGCGCTGagcttcttttcaatcttGTTAACCAAATTTCGCCCACTGAAGTAGTTTACCTCAGTAGGAATTATCAGAGAGTCAACACCTCTGATAGAAAAGGTATTTTCCAGTATAAAGAAGGTATCCCGGAGTTTTTACTACAAGCAACCCCTTTTACGTTTTCTCAATTGGAATCATCTTGGCAGTATTTACCTGACTCTAGTGCGCATCGCATGTCCTCTGCTGACAATCGCACTTTAGGGCTTTTAAGCTACCTATATTTTGACTTACAGCATAGTACTTGGGATTTTTCAAGGAGTCTGGCATCACATCAGCCTCTGGCAACAGCATACAATGGTTCACAACAGGGCATAGACGCAATAAATATCATTGGGGAACCATTAAATCTACTGGATGTTTCAAAAGCCATCAATGGTACTCTATTGGCACTTTGCGCATACGAAGTATCAAATGAGAAAGAGTGGAATGATAATCAGATTGCTAAAACGCCCGAGGGAATACCTGTACTCATCAACGATGGTCTTCCCTTGGATCCAGCCAATGCCCAGTGCTTTGGATTAGTCTTACTTCGGACTATTGATTTggtaaaaaaggaatttcaTTTGGTAGGACCGATTAATTTGGACTTATTGGCAGATGCAGattcaaaaggaatgaaatTTGTTCTTGAACGTGGCCGTCTTGAATCGCCGCTTTCTACCATGCTCGATAGACGTTTGGTGATTTACCCCGAGTTACCGTACCTCGAGAGGAATCACGCTTCAGTAGCCGCAGGCTCTCAACGAAGACGTGTCCGACGCAACATCAACCGTCGTACTGGTCTAACAGGTCAATGA
- the epl1 gene encoding NuA4 histone acetyltransferase complex Epl1, with product MSSVAKNARAYRQRKVGIKTVMPICLEKDIPDFDEEVSQQRTVPQVETGVEKEEEEEKHLKQVINAAHEAIIRGETKKVVIPTRETRSIGVVDKYYKRDFLCPKTSLRFSLTVEECISPVYCMDEQDQTFFDELKVSQASLAKYSETDFEWVIQILEDEIDEKQPFLNMDTSQILSASELLPAFEERDLVKLKALASHVYPYWRERRIRSEGKCILHTAQIGDDKDDDDPYVCFRRREVRQARKTRRSDTQSMDRLRKLRLNMETSYQLLDQVWNREKLKLHGIQQDFSIFQHRCLVKRLKRSLNIKDSDEDLINPKRKPVEPKPVAPIASPSPAPPARPAAHPPAYRPAAPRTLEVKPLLMLDDMIASQITQFQVRLRERLNKKEQADRNWVDVFENPSTVIPVEYPDSFYRNIHSQTFEGSLHSFNPSNNAALSSTPSSPSSAAGPTCSRPASLASNSFFARPGSISVNDPLQQYSHLVSARNPLCVRQRRGRGGRVMIDRTRALPIHKQRLPSNRFEDRWFFDIPFDPDDTVILDDDSDASISFRANLLAEHSIA from the exons ATGAGTTCGGTTGCTAAAAATGCGAGGGCATACCGTCAACGAAAAGTTGGTATCAAGACGGTGATGCCCATATgtttagaaaaagatatacctgactttgatgaagaagtcTCTCAGCAACGAACAGTGCCGCAAGTGGAGACAGGAgtcgaaaaagaagaggaagag GAAAAACACTTAAAGCAAGTCATCAATGCTGCGCATGAAGCCATTATACGAggagaaacaaagaaggTTGTAATTCCTACTCGTGAAACAAGATCTATCGGTGTAGTAGACAAATACTATAAACGAGACTTTTTGTGTCCTAAAACCTCACTGCGGTTCTCTTTAACAGTGGAGGAATGTATTAGCCCGGTTTATTGCATGGATGAGCAAGATCAGACATTCTTTGACGAGTTGAAAGTGTCCCAAGCTTCTCTCGCTAAATATTCTGAAACAGATTTTGAGTGGGTAATCCAGATATTAGAAGACGAgattgatgaaaaacaaccttttttaaacatGGATACGTCTCAAATCTTGTCTGCATCAGAATTATTACCTGCGTTTGAGGAACGTGATCTTGTAAAATTAAAAGCCCTTGCTAGCCATGTTTATCCTTATTGGCGCGAACGTCGCATACGATCAGAAGGAAAGTGTATTTTACACACTGCACAAATTGGTGATGATAAAGACGACGATGATCCTTATGTCTGCTTTCGCCGACGTGAAGTTCGACAAGCCCGTAAAACTCGTCGTTCAGATACACAATCCATGGATCGTTTGCGGAAGCTACGGCTTAATATGGAAACTAGTTATCAACTACTTGACCAAGTTTGGAACCGTGAAAAGCTCAAGCTGCATGGCATTCAGCAAgacttttctattttccaACACCGATGCTTGGTCAAACGACTGAAGCGCTCCTTGAATATTAAAGATAGTGACGAAGATCTCATTAATCCTAAACGAAAACCCGTTGAACCTAAACCTGTGGCTCCCATTGCTTCTCCTTCTCCTGCACCACCTGCTCGTCCTGCTGCTCATCCTCCAGCTTATCGACCGGCTGCTCCACGTACCCTTGAGGTCAAACCATTGCTCATGTTAGACGATATGATCGCGTCACAAATCACTCAATTTCAAGTACGCTTACGAGAACGactaaacaaaaaggaacaaGCGGATCGTAACTGGGTTGATGTTTTTGAGAATCCCAGCACTGTTATTCCGGTTGAATACCCTGACTCTTTTTATAGAAATATACATTCTCAGACTTTTGAAGGTTCACTACATTCCTTTAATCCCTCTAATAATGCCGCTCTTTCTTCTACTCCTTCTTCGCCTTCATCTGCAGCTGGTCCCACTTGTTCACGTCCTGCATCATTAGCGTCAAATTCCTTCTTTGCAAGACCAGGATCAATTTCTGTTAATGATCCTTTACAACAATATAGTCACCTTGTGTCTGCTCGAAATCCTCTTTGCGTAAGACAACGGCGTGGAAGAGGAGGACGTGTCATGATTGATCGAACTCGAGCTTTGCCAATACATAAACAGCGCTTACCAAGTAACCGCTTTGAAGATCGTTGGTTTTTCGATATTCCTTTTGACCCTGATGACACAGTAATTTTAGACGATGATTCAGATGCCTCTATTTCGTTTCGTGCGAACTTGCTTGCCGAGCATTCTATTGcataa
- the cnb1 gene encoding serine/threonine protein phosphatase PP2B (calcineurin B) regulatory subunit, translating to MGQNQSQIFEDLISNSTFTNEEIARIRKRFKKIDANHSGSIDRNEFLSIPSIANNPLASRLFSVVDEDGGGDVDFQEFINSLSVFSIHGNKEEKLRFAFKIYDIDRDGYISNGELFLVLKMMVGNNLREDQLQQIVDKTIMEVDKDCDGKISFEEFKQVVSNSNVTSSMTLNSF from the exons ATGGGCCAAAATCAGTCTCAAATTTTTGAGGATTTAATTTCCAACTCTACGT TTACAAACGAGGAAATTGCTAGAATTCGAAAGCGCTTCAAGAAGATAGATGCCAACCATTCCGGTTCAATTGACAGAAATGAGTTTTTGTCTATCCCAAGCATCGCAAATAATCCTCTAGCTTCTCGATTATTTTCAGTTGTTGACGAAGATGGCGGTGGTGATGTTGACTTTCAAGAATTCATTAATAGTCTCTCAgtcttttccattcatGGTAATAAAGAGGAAAAGCTTCGAT ttgctttcaaaatataTGACATTGACCGTGATGGATACATTTCCAATGGAGAGCTCTTTTTAGTTTTAAAGATGATGGTTGGAAACAATCTTCGCGAAGATCAGCTTCAACAG ATTGTCGATAAAACAATCATGGAAGTTGATAAGGATTGTGATGGAAAAATCAGTTTCGAAGAGTTTAAGCAAGTCGTCAGTAACTCCAATGTCACTAGTAGTATGACATTAAactctttttga
- the psi1 gene encoding Hsp40 family DNAJ domain protein Psi1 has product MVADTKLYDVLKVSPDVNESDLKKAYRKLALKYHPDKNPNGEQQFKEISLAYEILSDPQRRKMYDQFGITEGNAAPPGGDAGPGAGAGAGFGGFPGGGGGARTFHFNMGGGPGGGSQFFNASDPNDIFERVFGHAFGGGGGGMDEDMDMDGGFGGGMPGGFASMFGGGGARPKPSARSSFGGARPRGPPPQNEVVTRPLNISLEELYTGCTKKLKITRRILAASGSSVKADRILEVNIKPGWKPGTKVKFAGEGDEKPDGSVQDIQFVLGEKPHPVFTRQGDDLRMSIELTLKEALLGFTKQITTIDGKRLKVSSSLPTQPGYEIKYPGFGMPLPKTPSQRGNMIIECKVKVPSNLSAEQKAAAEAF; this is encoded by the coding sequence ATGGTAGCAGATACAAAATTGTACGATGTCTTAAAGGTTAGTCCGGATGTCAACGAATCGGATCTCAAAAAGGCATACCGGAAGCTGGCCTTGAAGTATCATCCGGATAAGAATCCAAATGGTGAGCAACAGttcaaagaaatttccTTGGCGTACGAAATTCTGAGTGACCCTCAACGCAGAAAGATGTATGATCAGTTTGGTATTACTGAAGGGAATGCTGCACCTCCTGGAGGAGACGCCGGTCCTGGCGCTGGTGCTGGCGCTGGATTTGGCGGCTTCCCGGGAGGAGGTGGTGGTGCTCGCACCTTCCACTTCAATATGGGCGGCGGTCCTGGAGGAGGTtctcaattcttcaatgcCAGTGATCCCAACGATATCTTTGAACGTGTCTTCGGACATGCCTTTGGCGGAGGCGGAGGCGGAATGGATGAAGACATGGATATGGATGGCGGATTCGGCGGTGGCATGCCGGGTGGATTCGCTAGCATGTTTGGCGGCGGCGGTGCTCGGCCCAAACCCAGTGCTCGTTCTTCCTTTGGTGGTGCTAGACCTCGTGGTCCTCCTCCTCAAAACGAAGTTGTAACCCGTCCTCTCAACATTTCCCTTGAAGAGCTTTACACCGGTTGTACAAAGAAACTCAAAATTACTAGACGAATTCTTGCTGCCTCGGGTTCTTCCGTAAAGGCAGACCGAATCTTAGAAGTTAATATCAAGCCTGGCTGGAAACCAGGCACCAAGGTTAAATTTGCCGGTGAAGGCGATGAAAAACCCGATGGGTCAGTTCAAGATATCCAATTTGTTCTAGGTGAAAAGCCCCATCCCGTTTTTACTCGCCAAGGCGACGATCTTCGCATGTCTATTGAACTTACTCTTAAAGAGGCTTTGCTTGGCTTCACTAAGCAAATCACTACTATTGATGGCAAGAGATTGAAAGTTTCGTCTTCTCTTCCCACCCAACCTGGTTATGAGATCAAATATCCAGGATTCGGTATGCCCTTGCCAAAGACACCTAGTCAACGTGGTAACATGATTATTGAATGCAAGGTGAAAGTTCCTTCAAATCTGTCTGCTGAACAAAAGGCTGCTGCGGAAGCTTTTTAA
- the yop1 gene encoding ER membrane protein DP1/Yop1, producing MSMQVRVKQQMEDLDQRLSSFPQLNKLEKTVGVSKLYVVLGLAGVYFLFLILNMGGPILTNLLAFGMPAFFSIHAIETTNKSDDTQWLTYYLITSFMNVIEYWSNLILYYVPFYWLIKAVFLLWLALPKFNGAAIVYNYVIRPYITPHVLRMCKQASHANTSHTTGAAPYAKTTSTDIPHNL from the exons ATGTCTATGCAGGTTCGCGTAAAGCAACAAATGGAGGATTTGGACCAAAGA TTGAGCTCCTTTCCTCAACTTAATAAGCTAGAAAAAACTGTTGGTGTCAGCAAGCTTTACGTCGTTTTAGGCTTAGCTGgtgtttactttttatttttgattttaaacATGGGTGGCCCTATCTTGACAAATCTCTTGGCCTTTGGTATGCCAGCTTTCTTCAGTATTCATGCCATTGAAACCACAAACAAGTCTGATGACACTCAGTGGCTCACCTACTATTTGATCACTTCTTTCATGAACGTTATTGAATACTGGTCCAATTTGATTCTTTACTATGTCC CTTTCTACTGGCTCATTAAGGCTGTCTTCCTCTTATGGTTGGCTTTGCCCAAGTTCAATGGTGCTGCCATTGTCTACAACTATGTAATTCGTCCTTACATTACTCCTCACGTTCTTCGTATGTGCAAGCAAGCTTCTCATGCCAATACCTCCCACACTACTGGCGCCGCTCCCTATGCCAAGACCACTTCTACCGACATCCCCCACAACCTTTAA
- the pop5 gene encoding RNase P and RNase MRP subunit Pop5 codes for MVRFKSRYLLFEVLYPQDKQFHEFSTIPSDNAITSSGLSKLLRNTIAENFGDVGIGKVASSLSVKYFSPSTSTGILRVSRQHFRLAWAALCFLRELNGKPVVIRVVRVSGTIKKAELAAIDRNATEVRQLSSLNDVVQTV; via the coding sequence ATGGTACGTTTCAAATCTCGATATCTATTGTTTGAAGTACTGTATCCACAAGACAAACAATTTCACGAATTTTCAACGATTCCTTCAGATAATGCCATCACTTCGTCGGGTTTATCTAAATTATTAAGAAATACAATAGCAGAAAACTTTGGAGACGTTGGAATTGGCAAGGTGGCATCGAGCTTGTCAGTAAAATACTTTTCACCTTCGACTTCTACAGGAATTCTACGGGTTTCAAGGCAGCATTTTCGACTAGCATGGGCTGCTTTGTGCTTTTTAAGAGAACTCAATGGCAAGCCAGTTGTAATTCGTGTTGTACGTGTCTCTGgaacaataaaaaaggcaGAGTTAGCTGCTATTGATAGAAATGCTACAGAAGTCCGTCAACTTTCTAGTCTAAACGACGTTGTTCAAACTGTCTAA